The Haliotis asinina isolate JCU_RB_2024 chromosome 16, JCU_Hal_asi_v2, whole genome shotgun sequence DNA segment GCCGGTGGAGTGAAATATCTTGCAGACTTTCTTGGGGGTTATGGAGCCGGTGGAGTGAAATGTCTTGCAGGCTTTCTTGGGGGTTATGGATCCAGTGGAGTGAACTATCTTGCAAGACTTTCTTGGGGGTTATGGAGCCGGTGGAGTGAACTATCTTGCAGACTTTCTTGGGGGTTATGGGGCCGGTGGAGTGAAATGTCTTGCAGACTTTCTTGGGGGTTATGGAGCCAGTGGAGTGAAATGTCTTGCAGGCTTTCTTGGGGGTTATGGATCCAGTGGAGTGAAATATCTTGCAAGACTTTCTTGGGGGTTATGGGGCCGGTGGAGTGAAATGTCTTGCAGACTTTATTGGGGGTTATGGAGCCGGTGGAGTGAAATGTCTTGCAGGTTTTCTTGGGGTTATGGGCCATTGGAATGAAATGTCTTGCAGCCTTTTAGGTTCTTGGGGGAGCTGGTGGAGGAAACTGTCTTGTGGGTTATGGAACTGGAGTAAATGATGGAACTTGCTATTTTAAAGTGATGACACATTTATCATGACCATAAACGTCCCATACTTCCGATAAACGCACGGACACTGAACAATTATTACAACAGTCTAAACCCGTTCAGATTCGCGTCAGAAATGCCCTTCAACAACAGTGATACTACGGCTGAGTTTGGTATAAAGCAGCATACAAACACGTTTACTTCATAAGTACAGCTGTCACAGCACACGTTACCATGATGGAGTATAGGACATGGTATCTTCAAAGCTTTCACAATGTCCAGCAGGAACGCACCTAAAGTCGCTCGGGTAGCAACCCGGAATTATAGTGCTGTCGTGCTGTCGGATATGTTGTTAATACGCGAGAGTCTGAAATGTCTGTTAAAATAACttcggcctaactacagttccagtggcaGGGAGTTGAGAAACGTAGAAAAGAGGACTGTAATGAGGAGAGATTAgagcagaaatgagcaatgtggATTTTTTCGAATTAAATTATAAAAGTGACCATAACTtaatgcaaattagtgtgcgatgatattTCATTACAAAGGACACTTTTAAAATGCCCATGTTGAAATTAAACTTATACTTGAAATTTAGCTTCATTTAAAGGAAAGCTGACgtaaagaaatgaaaactttAACACTGAAACAATGAAGGATGTAGTCTCACCATCATTATCATAAGAAACAGGTAGGGGGGTGGTCTCAAAGGCAAAACAAGGAGAAGTGTCGCAGAGGGTGGCTTGGGTGGTTCTGTCTGGGGGATTGGGATATCAGCTAAAATAAGATAATCCTTTAGGGGAATTAAACTAGAGAATCAGTCAAAGCAAGTTACACGTAATACCCAGTCCTCGCGATCTTCggtctgccatatagctggaatattgctgagtgcggcgtaaaactaaactaactcactcactcactcactcgatcttCGGTTGGTATTGTCATCTATACATTTGAGACATTTAACATGATGGCTGATTTTAAGCTTTTCAATGTGTATCACACTTTTACATACCTCAGCATAAACGTTATGAAATATAGACACGTAAGAAGTAAATCAACAGATCAGTCACagtcaacacacatgaaaaaggcATAACacatctttgagatgaccccttgtgtCTAGAGacagcacatgcatttcattcaTGCCAGGGGAGTCGACGTTccgtcgtcatacctggctgagcgacTGTATTGCCATatatactgcttgacaagtgttagatgagccagcgcagtgcacgcgtttgtgacaagcaggcgggccaagtaatctggacgaatacacttgctTGTTAAAGGTggattgaacttttcaatatttaggcAACAACCCGTTTCAATGTTGTTTCAAAGGGAATGTTTTAGAGGGCATTCCCATATCTGCAAACTTGGCGTCATTTGTCAGGTCTTGACTCATCTAAtgcttgtcaagcagtagtctGATCTATTGCTTTCAGCATCTATTCATATTTTGcccgattttacgagtaaaccTGCTGAATATCCATCCTATTAGGCATCCCACGGACCGCCCAGATAGGCTGATGTAGGTTATTTCGACATATTATACTTGCAACCGTGTAAATTTTAGGGAAACTGAGTAACAGAGGTTTTTTCAGCGACAGTTCTTACGAAAACGACCCTTCTTTTACATCTGATCCCAACATCAGATCAGTTGCACTCAATAATATTAAAGCTATAcgactgcagtctgtaaataatcgagacttgGCCGAACGAAGGAGTCATCAACTGCTGGAACAACGACCTACGCATTTAAAAttcgattacatgtgtcaaccaagtcaccttGTCTCACCAAATGATCCtcttagtcgcatcttacggcGACAAAATTCCAACCCGAGTCTTCGCGATTTCGGGTGAGTTAAGATCATGTAAAATGCGGTTTAATACTAGTTTCAATATTAATAAAGAACGATGTGCAAATATGAGTGCACTTAAACTTATGCAGAATTTGGCCAGTTATACATAGCTTGCCGGTTTCCTCACTGGAAAACGGTTACTTCCATCGTTTATTCTCTTGTGGATAGACGAATCCGTGAAGATGCAGTTCTATAAAATAACACTCGTTGTGGCATTGGGTAAGTTTAACCTTTCAACATAGCTCTTTGGGTATTGCAAACGCTCACTGAGAAGTTCACCCCTTCTTTCATTTCCTAGCATATGTTCTACAAAAATGTGACTTAAAAAGTGACATGTAGATGACTATTTGACCTGCTTTCAGCCTCTCGCTACCTTCTATCCCTACACTCTTAATATCAATCTAAACTTCTTATGTTTAAAAGGATGTTGGATCAATCaaggtctgttacaatcatcgCAAGTCAGGAAACCATTCCACTGCACTACGAGACTTACAGCAAcctgatatttacatgtatgtattcttcTTGCATTTTATAGATTTCACTCCATTCACTTTTTGTgtatgctatatttactttcaagTCATTGGATGAGTCAGTGTAACCCAGCTTTTCATCCAGCAGAGAAACAGCCAAGGGGCGTCTGTTTGCCTTACTAATGCACAGTATGTGTCTGATAGCTAAGCAGGAAaacgtaaataataaagaatgaatatatCCAGTGTCAAGgtgatattacataacatgctggtagttcacaaataaatggttaggaaaaactcaaaatggaatttcttttctttcgTTCTCAATTGAGGCTATTTCGATTCACTGTCTTCATTTCCTTCTCCATTTGTATAAAAGGCCCTGTGTGCTTGCAAAACGGTCATTTACATCGTTTATTCTATTGTGGATAGACGTATCCATAAAGATGCAGGTCTATAAAATAGCACTGGTTGTGGCATTGGGTAAGTTTAACCTTTCATTATGGCTGTTTCGGTATTGCAAAAACGCTGACTGAGAAGTTCACCCCTTCTTTCATTTCATAGCATATGTTCTACAACGATGTGACTTAAAGAGCTAAGAAAGTGTTCTTAGCAGCACTTTAATGTTGAAAACGATATTTTAGGGATGTTTTTTACAGATGGTTAACAACTGATGTGTGCTTCTTCATTTCCTTTCCAGTGTTCACAGCCTTCTTTGGCTCTGCCTATGGTGGCCACGGAGGTGgtggtggcaaaggaggtggaGGGGGGCATGGAGGTGGCGGCAAAGGCGgtggtggcaaaggaggtggcgGCAAGGGAGGcggtggcaaaggaggtggtggccatggaggaggtggtggaaaaggaggcggtggccatggaggaggtggtggaaaaggaggcggtggccatggaggaggtggtggaaaaggaggcggtggcaaaggaggtggcggccatggaggaggtggaaagggcggtggtggaggtggcggCCACCATGGTTAAGCTCAAGTGCCTctgcacatttctgtcaaatgCTGGACATCTGGTGTCATCATGGTCATATGTTCATTAACTACACCGTCCTATACAATGTCAGCTTTAAGAAATCTGGTCAAATAAACTCACAAAAACAATgtcctttccactttgtacttACTTATTGCTTCCTTGCAAATTTCaagaagaaacatgtatgtCCTCCCTGATAAGAGACGTACATAACAATCAGAAAGAAGGAAGCCCATATTCTGTAAAtcagagacacagacataccAAGCGCATACCTTTTCATGCCAGTTTCAACATGCTACTTTTAACATCGAATCCTCATAGAAAAACGCAAGTCATTACTGCCAATGATTCACTTCTTGACTGTATTGTCGGAAAGTACAGGCATGGTCTGTATCATTGTCCATTGGGGACATTAAGACGAGGCTCGAATGAAAGGGAGTGAAACCAAGTACATCAGTTCCAGCTCCACACATTCGGCAGGCTGCCGCAAAACACATTCATAGTAAcatgtgaacacatttcactttcAAGCTTTTTCAAATGGTTTGTCCTCATTGTGTACGTGAAGAAAAACAGAGCATGTCCCCTCAACTACATTTGCCTCAATATCAAATGAACTGATTACTGTACACAATAGTCCCCAAACATGTCAGGTCTACATTCTTTATGGCCACGTGTAGACCTTTCTGTGCCTTAGAAAGCCTGAAACTTTAGAGAAATACATCATCATTAAGGTAGCAGCATACCATGACTAACACCATTTACTTCACATCTGTCCATAGCCGTTACATGACAGTCAGTGCCTTAATTACATTCTTCAACTATCTGCTAGGCACAATAGTATGCCATTTAGAGCTCATTCTTAAATACAATCACATTAAGTTTACTCTTTACACATTGAAATGAGGATAGCATGCCACGTCTACGTTTTCTAACACTAGCATATACTAGTCTTGATACACGATATCAGTCATGTGGAGAGAGCTCATAGAGATCAATTGAACATTCAGACTACAAACGTTGAACTGATTGTTCTGTTTTCCCTTAAATGTTTGGAGcaacatgatgtatatgtgtgacaTGTAGATGACTATTTGACCTGCTTTCAGCCTCTCGCTACCTTCTATCCCTACACTCTTAATATCAATCTAAACTTCTTATGTTTAAAAGGATGTTGGATCATACCTGTGTCCATTATTCAATAGATCGTACTAAAGGTTTATGTTTGGTGCCACTAGCAGCAAATTTGGCAATGGAGCCATGTAGCATTTGCTTTTAATTCCATAAGGAGTGGTACGTTTTCATCATATGAAATCTTGCAGTACCTATCTTTGCCCACTTCAATCAAGGTTTGTTACAATCATCGCAAGTCAGGGAACCATTCCACTGCACTACGAGACTTACAGCAAcctgatatttacatgtatgtattcttcTTGCATTTTATAGATTTCACTCCATTCACTTTTTGTgtatgctatatttactttcaagTCATTGGATGAGTCAGTGTAACCCAGCTTTTCATCCAGCAGAGAAACAGCCAAGGGGCGCCTGTCTGCCTTACTAATGCACAGTATGTGTCTGATGGCTAAGCAGGAAaacgtaaataataaagaatgaatatatCCAGTGTCAAGgtgatattacataacatgctggtagttcacaaataaatggttaggaaaaactcaaaatggaatttcttttctttctttctcaatTGAGGCTATTTCGATTCACTGTCTTCATTTCCTTCTCCATTTGTATAAAAGGCCATGTGTGCTTGCAAAACGGTCATTCACATCGTTTATTCTATTGTGGATAGACGTATCCGTGAAGATGCAGCTCTATAAAATAGCACTGGTTGTGGCATTGGGTAAGTTTAACCTTTCATTATAGCTGTTTGGGTATTGCAAAAACGCTGACTGAGAAGTTCACCCCTTCTTTCATTTCCTAGCATATGTTCTACAACGATGTGACTTAAAGAGCTAAGAAAGTGTTCTTAGCAGCACTTTAATGTTGAAAACGATATTTTAGGAATGATCTTTACAGATGATTAACAACTGATGTGTGCTTCTTCATTTCCTTTCCAGTGTTCACAGCCTTCTTTGGCTCTGCCTATGGTGGCCACGGAGGTGgtggtggcaaaggaggtggaGGGGGGCATGGAGGTGGCGGCAAAGGCGgtggtggcaaaggaggtggcgGCAAGGGAGGcggtggcaaaggaggtggtggccatggaggaggtggtggaaaaggaggcggtggccatggaggaggtggtggaaaaggaggcggtggccatggaggaggtggtggaaaaggaggcggtggcaaaggaggtggcggccatggaggaggtggaaagggcggtggtggaggtggcggCCACCATGGTTAAGTTCAACTGGCTctgcacatttctgtcaaatgCTGGACATCTGGTGTCATCATGGTCATATGTTCATTAACTACACCGTCCTATACAATGTCAGCTTTAAGAAATCTGGTCAAATAAACTCACAAAAACAATgccctttccactttgtacttACTTATTGCTTCCTTGCAAATTTCaagaagaaacatgtatgtCCTCCCTGATAAGAGACGTACATAACAATCAGAAAGAAGGAAGCCCATATTCTGTAAAtcagagacacagacataccAAGCGCATACCTTTTCATGCCAGTTTCAACATGCTACTTTTAACATCGAATCCTCATAGAAAAACGCAAGTCATTACTGCCAATGATTCACTTCTTGACTGTATTGTCGGAAAGTACAGGCATGGTCTGTATCATTGTCCATTGGGGACATTAAGACGAGGCTCGAATGAAAGGGAGTGAAACCAAGTACATCAGTTCCAGCTCCACACATTCGGCAGGCTGCCGCAAAACACATTCATAGTAAcatgtgaacacatttcactttcAAGCTTTTTCAAATGGTTTGTCCTCATTGTGTACGTGAAGAAAAACAGAGCATGACCCCTCAACTACATTTGCCTCAATATCAAATGAACTGATTACTGTACACAATAGTCCCCAAACATGTCAGGTCTACATTCTTTATGGCCACGTGTAGACCTTTCTGTGCCTTAGAAAGCCTGAAACTTTAGAGAAATACATCATCATTAAGGTAGCAGCATACCATGACTAACACCATTTACTTCACATCTGTCCATAGCCGTTACATGACAGTCAGTGCCTTAATTACATTCTTCAACTATCTGCTAGGCACAATAGTATGCCATTTAGAGCTCATTCTTAAATACAATCACATTAAGTTTACTCTTTACACATTGAAATGAGGATAGCATGCCACGTCTACGTTTTCTAACACTAGCATATACTAGTCTTGATACACGATATCAGTCATGTGGAGAGAGCTCATAGAGATCAATTGAACATTCAGACTACAAGCGTTGAACTGATTGTTCTGTTTTCCCTTAAATGTTTGGAGcaacatgatgtatatgtgtgacaTGTAGATGACTATTTGACCTGCTTTCAGCCTCTCGCTACCTTCTATCCCTACACTCTTAATATCAATCTAAACTTCTTATGTTTAAAAGGATGTTGGATCATACCTGTGTCCATTATTCAATAGATCGTACTAAAGGTTTATGTTTGGTGCCACTAGCAGCAAATTTGGCAATGGAGCCATGTAGCATTTGCTTTTAATTCCATAAGGAGTGGTACGTTTTCATCATATGAAATCTTGCAGTACCTATCTTTGCCCACTTCAATCaaggtctgttacaatcatcgCAAGTCAGGGAACCATTCCACTGCACTACGAGACTTACAGCAAcctgatatttacatgtatgtattcttcTTGCATTTTATAGATTTCACTCCATTCACTTTTTGTgtatgctatatttactttcaagTCATTGGATGAGTCAGTGTAACTCAGCTTTTCATCCAGCAGAGAAACAGCCAAGGGGCGCCTGTCTGCCTTACTAATGCACAGTATGTGTCTGATAGCTAAGCAGGAAaacgtaaataataaagaatgaatatatCCAGTGTCAAGgtgatattacataacatgctggTAGTTCACAAATAAATGGTTAGGAAAACTCAAAatggaatttcttttctttctttctcaatTGAGGCTATTTCGATTCACTGTCTTCATTTCCTTCTCCATTTGTATAAAAGGCCCTGTGTGCTTGCAAAACGGTCATTCACATCGTTTATTCTATTGTGGATAGACGTATCCGTGAAGATGCAGCTCTATAAAATAGCACTGGTTGTGGCATTGGGTAAGTTTAACCTTTCATTATAGCTGTTTGGGTATTGCAAAACGCTGACTGAGACGTTCACCCCTTCTTTCATTTCCTAGCATATGTTCTACAACGATGTGACTTAAAGAGCTAAGAAAGTGTTCTTAGCAGCACTTTAATGTTGAAAACGATATTTTAGGAATGATCTTTACAGATGATTAACAACTGATGTGTGCTTCTTCATTTCCTTTCCAGTGTTCACAGCCTTCTTTGGCTCTGCCTATGGTGGCCACGGAGGTGgtggtggcaaaggaggtggaGGGGGGCATGGAGGTGGCGGCAAAGGCGgtggtggcaaaggaggtggcgGCAAGGGAGGCGGTGGGAAAggaggtggtggccatggaggaggtggtggaaaaggaggcggtggccatggaggaggtggtggaaaaggaggcggtggccatggaggaggtggtggaaaaggaggcggtggcaaaggaggtggcggccatggaggaggtggaaagggcggtggtggaggtggcggCCACCATGGTTAAGTTCAACTGGCTctgcacatttctgtcaaatgCTGGACATCTGGTGTCATCATGGTCATATGTTCATTAACTACACCGTCCTATACAATGTCAGCTTTAAGAAATCTGGTCAAATAAACTCACAAAAACAATgccctttccactttgtacttACTTATTGCTTCCTTGCAAATTTCaagaagaaacatgtatgtCCTCCCTGATAAGAGACGTACATAACAATCAGAAAGAAGGAAGCCCATATTCTGTAAAtcagagacacagacataccAAGCGCATACCTTTTCATGCCAGTTTCAACATGCTACTTTTAACATCGAATCCTCATAGAAAAACGCAAGTCATTACTGCCAATGATTCACTTCTTGACTGTATTGTCGGAAAGTACAGGCATGGTCTGTATCATTGTCCATTGGGGACATTAAGACGAGGCTCGAATGAAAGGGAGTGAAACCAAGTACATCAGTTCCAGCTCCACACATTCGGCAGGCTGCCGCAAAACACATTCATAGTAAcatgtgaacacatttcactttcAAGCTTTTTCAAATGGTTTGTCCTCATTGTGTACGTGAAGAAAAACAGAGCATGTCCCCTCAACTACATTTGCCTCAATATCAAATGAACTGATTACTGTACACAATAGTCCCCAAACATGTCAGGTCTACATTCTTTATGGCCACGTGTAGACCTTTCTGTGCCTTAGAAAGCCTGAAACTTTAGAGAAATACATCATCATTAAGGTAGCAGCATACCATGACTAACACCATTTACTTCACATCTGTCCATAGCCGTTACATGACAGTCAGTGCCTTAATTACATTCTTCAACTATCTGCTAGGCACAATAGTATGCCATTTAGAGCTCATTCTTAAATACAATCACATTAAGTTTACTCTTTACACATTGAAATGAGGATAGCATGCCACGTCTACGTTTTCTAACACTAGCATATACTAGTCTTGATACACGATATCAGTCATGTGGAGAGAGCTCATAGAGATCAATTGAACATTCAGACTACAAGCGTTGAACTGATTGTTCTGTTTTCCCTTAAATGTTTGGAGcaacatgatgtatatgtgtgacaTGTAGATGACTATTTGACCTGCTTTCAGCCTCTCGCTACCTTCTATCCCTACACTCTTAATATCAATCTAAACTTCTTATGTTTAAAAGGATGTTGGATCATACCTGTGTCCATTATTCAATAGATCGTACTAAAGGTTTATGTTTGGTGCCACTAGCAGCAAATTTGGCAATGGAGCCATGTAGCATTTGCTTTTAATTCCATAAGGAGTGGTACGTTTTCATCATATGAAATCTTGCAGTACCTATCTTTGCCCACTTCAATCaaggtctgttacaatcatcgCAAGTCAGGGAACCATTCCACTGCACTACGAGACTTACAGCAAcctgatatttacatgtatgtattcttcTTGCATTTTATAGATTTCACTCCATTCACTTTTTGTgtatgctatatttactttcaagTCATTGGATGAGTCAGTGTAACTCAGCTTTTCATCCAGCAGAGAAACAGCCAAGGGGCGCCTGTCTGCCTTACTAATGCACAGTATGTGTCTGATAGCTAAGCAGGAAaacgtaaataataaagaatgaatatatCCAGTGTCAAGgtgatattacataacatgctggTAGTTCACAAATAAATGGTTAGGAAAACTCAAAatggaatttcttttctttctttctcaatTGAGGCTATTTCGATTCACTGTCTTCATTTCCTTCTCCATTTGTATAAAAGGCCCTGTGTGCTTGCAAAACGGTCATTCACATCGTTTATTCTATTGTGGATAGACGTATCCGTGAAGATGCAGCTCTATAAAATAGCACTGGTTGTGGCATTGGGTAAGTTTAACCTTTCATTATAGCTGTTTGGGTATTGCAAAACGCTGACTGAGACGTTCACCCCTTCTTTCATTTCCTAGCATATGTTCTACAACGATGTGACTTAAAGAGCTAAGAAAGTGTTCTTAGCAGCACTTTAATGTTGAAAACGATATTTTAGGAATGATCTTTACAGATGATTAACAACTGATGTGTGCTTCTTCATTTCCTTTCCAGTGTTCACAGCCTTCTTTGGCTCTGCCTATGGTGGCCACGGAGGTGgtggtggcaaaggaggtggaGGGGGGCATGGAGGTGGCGGCAAAGGCGgtggtggcaaaggaggtggcgGCAAGGGAGGcggtggcaaaggaggtggtggccatggaggaggtggtggaaaaggaggcggtggccatggaggaggtggtggaaaaggaggcggtggccatggaggaggtggtggaaaaggaggcggtggcaaaggaggtggcggccatggaggaggtggaaagggcggtggtggaggtggcggCCACCATGGTTAAGTTCAACTGGCTctgcacatttctgtcaaatgCTGGACATCTGGTGTCATCATGGTCATATGTTCATTAACTACACCGTCCTATACAATGTCAGCTTTAAGAAATCTGGTCAAATAAACTCACAAAAACAATgccctttccactttgtacttACTTATTGCTTCCTTGCAAATTTCaagaagaaacatgtatgtCCTCCCTGATAAGAGACGTACATAACAATCAGAAAGAAGGAAGCCCATATTCTGTAAAtcagagacacaga contains these protein-coding regions:
- the LOC137267675 gene encoding uncharacterized protein, encoding MAVSCSQPSLALPMVATEVVVAKEVEGGMEVAAKAVVAKEVAAREAVAKEVVAMEEVVEKEAVAMEECSQPSLALPMVATEVVVAKEVEGGMEVAAKAVVAKEVAAREAVAKEVVAMEEVVEKEAVAMEECSQPSLALPMVATEVVVAKEVEGGMEVAAKAVVAKEVAAREAVGKEVVAMEEVVEKEAVAMEEVVEKEACSQPSLALPMVATEVVVAKEVEGGMEVAAKAVVAKEVAAREAVAKEVVAMEEVVEKEAVAMEECSQPSLALPMVATEVVVAKEVEGGMEVAAKAVVAKEVAAREAVAKEVVAMEEVVEKEAVAMEECSQPSLALPMVATEVVVAKEVEGGMEVAAKAVVAKEVAAREAVAKEVVAMEEVVEKEAVAMEECSQPSLALPMVATEVVVAKEVEGGMEVAAKAVVAKEVAAREAVAKEVVAMEEVVEKEAVAMEEHMFYNDVT